From the genome of Phytohabitans rumicis, one region includes:
- the priA gene encoding bifunctional 1-(5-phosphoribosyl)-5-((5-phosphoribosylamino)methylideneamino)imidazole-4-carboxamide isomerase/phosphoribosylanthranilate isomerase PriA, whose translation MSLVLLPAVDVADGQAVRLVQGAAGSETVYGDPLDAALAWQRDGASWVHLVDLDAAFGRGSNAAQLADVVARLDVQVELSGGIRDDESLRRALATGAARVNIGTAALEDPQWCDRVVGEYGDQVAIGLDVRGHTLSARGWTRDGGDLFEVLERLEKAGCQRYVVTDVHRDGTLTGPNLDLLREVCARTDKPVIASGGVSTLDDLRALTTLEADGVEGVIVGKALYAGAFTVPQALAALA comes from the coding sequence GTGAGCCTCGTCCTCCTCCCCGCCGTCGACGTCGCCGACGGCCAGGCCGTCCGCCTGGTCCAGGGCGCCGCCGGCAGCGAGACCGTGTACGGCGACCCGCTCGACGCGGCACTGGCCTGGCAGCGCGACGGCGCCTCCTGGGTGCACCTGGTCGACCTGGACGCCGCGTTCGGCCGGGGCTCCAACGCCGCCCAACTGGCCGACGTGGTCGCCCGGCTGGACGTCCAGGTGGAACTGTCCGGCGGCATCCGCGACGACGAGTCGCTGCGCCGGGCGCTCGCCACCGGGGCGGCCCGGGTCAACATCGGCACCGCCGCCCTCGAGGACCCGCAGTGGTGCGACCGGGTGGTTGGCGAGTACGGCGACCAGGTCGCGATAGGGCTCGACGTACGCGGGCACACGCTGTCCGCGCGCGGCTGGACCCGCGACGGCGGCGACCTCTTCGAGGTGCTGGAGCGCCTGGAGAAGGCCGGCTGCCAGCGGTACGTGGTGACCGACGTGCACCGCGACGGCACGCTCACCGGCCCCAACCTGGACCTGCTGCGCGAGGTGTGCGCGCGCACCGACAAGCCGGTCATCGCCAGCGGCGGGGTGTCCACCCTGGACGACCTGCGCGCGCTGACCACACTGGAGGCGGACGGCGTGGAGGGCGTCATCGTCGGCAAGGCGCTGTACGCGGGCGCGTTCACCGTTCCGCAGGCGCTGGCGGCACTCGCATGA
- the hisB gene encoding imidazoleglycerol-phosphate dehydratase HisB, with the protein MSRTARIERTTKETKVLVEVDLDGTGKGDISTGVGFYDHMLNQIARHGGFDLTVHTVGDLEIDAHHTMEDTALALGAAFAEALGDKAGIRRYGSAVVPMDEVLVQAAVDLSGRPYVVHDEPLLAPYIGPVYPTSMTRHIWESFGQAARVTLHVTVLRAARPGGHPDAHHVVEGQFKAVARALREATALDPRVAGAVPSTKGML; encoded by the coding sequence GTGAGTCGCACGGCCCGGATCGAACGCACCACCAAGGAAACCAAGGTGCTGGTCGAGGTCGACCTCGACGGCACCGGCAAGGGCGACATCAGCACCGGGGTCGGCTTCTACGACCACATGCTGAACCAGATCGCCCGGCACGGCGGCTTCGACCTGACCGTGCACACGGTCGGCGACCTGGAGATCGACGCCCATCACACCATGGAGGACACCGCGCTCGCGCTGGGCGCGGCCTTCGCGGAGGCGCTCGGCGACAAGGCCGGCATCCGGCGGTACGGCTCGGCCGTCGTACCCATGGACGAGGTCCTGGTGCAGGCGGCGGTCGACCTGTCCGGCCGGCCCTACGTGGTGCACGACGAGCCGCTCCTGGCCCCGTACATCGGGCCGGTCTACCCGACCAGCATGACCCGGCACATCTGGGAGTCGTTCGGCCAGGCCGCGCGCGTCACGCTGCACGTGACGGTGCTGCGGGCCGCGCGCCCCGGCGGCCACCCCGACGCGCACCACGTGGTCGAGGGGCAGTTCAAGGCGGTCGCTCGGGCGCTGCGCGAGGCGACCGCGCTCGACCCGCGCGTGGCCGGCGCGGTGCCCAGCACCAAGGGGATGTTGTGA
- the hisF gene encoding imidazole glycerol phosphate synthase subunit HisF, with protein MTVAVRVIPCLDVDAGRVVKGVNFLDLRDAGDPVELAAAYDAAGADELTFLDVTASSDDRGTMLDVVRRTAESVFIPLTVGGGVRSVANVDVLLRAGADKVGVNTAAIARPALIAEIADRFGNQVLVLSLDVRRGATASGFEVTTHGGRRGTGIDAVEWAARGAELGAGEILLNSMDADGTKAGFDLELIRAVRAAVDIPVIASGGAGALGDFPPAVEAGADAVLAASVFHFGELTISDVKQTLRSAGVEVR; from the coding sequence ATGACCGTGGCCGTACGCGTGATCCCCTGCCTCGACGTGGACGCCGGGCGGGTGGTCAAGGGCGTGAACTTCCTCGACCTGCGGGACGCCGGCGACCCGGTCGAGTTGGCGGCGGCGTACGACGCGGCCGGCGCCGACGAGCTGACCTTCCTCGACGTGACGGCGTCCTCGGACGACCGGGGCACGATGCTCGACGTGGTACGCCGTACCGCCGAGTCGGTCTTCATCCCGCTCACCGTGGGCGGGGGAGTGCGTTCGGTGGCCAACGTCGACGTGCTGCTGCGCGCCGGTGCCGACAAGGTGGGCGTCAACACTGCGGCGATCGCCCGGCCGGCGCTCATCGCGGAGATCGCCGACCGGTTCGGCAACCAGGTGCTGGTGCTGTCCCTGGACGTACGGCGCGGGGCGACGGCGAGCGGCTTCGAGGTCACCACGCACGGTGGGCGCCGGGGCACCGGCATCGACGCGGTCGAGTGGGCCGCGCGCGGTGCCGAGCTGGGTGCCGGCGAGATCCTGCTCAACTCGATGGACGCCGACGGCACCAAGGCCGGTTTCGACCTGGAGCTGATCCGGGCGGTACGGGCGGCGGTGGACATCCCGGTGATCGCCAGCGGGGGTGCGGGCGCGTTGGGCGACTTCCCGCCCGCGGTCGAGGCGGGCGCCGACGCGGTGCTCGCCGCCAGCGTCTTCCACTTCGGCGAGCTGACCATCAGCGACGTCAAGCAGACCCTGCGCTCCGCAGGTGTCGAGGTCCGCTGA
- the hisH gene encoding imidazole glycerol phosphate synthase subunit HisH, with the protein MAPRVVILDYGSGNMRSAERALARAGGDVTVTPDLDAAAAADGLVVPGVGAYAACMAGVDALGAGPVIAERAAAGRPVLGICVGAQILFEYGDEHGTVTKGLGLFPGGVTRLPAKRLPHIGWNTVDPAPGSTLFAGLPPGTRFYFVHSYAANTTGPGVTTCTHGAPFLAAIERAAVSACQFHPEKSGDAGATLLRNWVGSL; encoded by the coding sequence ATGGCCCCCCGGGTGGTCATCCTCGACTACGGGTCGGGCAACATGCGGTCCGCCGAGCGGGCGCTCGCCCGGGCCGGCGGCGACGTCACGGTCACCCCCGACCTCGACGCCGCGGCCGCCGCCGACGGGCTCGTCGTGCCGGGCGTCGGCGCCTACGCCGCCTGCATGGCCGGCGTCGACGCGCTGGGCGCCGGCCCGGTCATCGCCGAACGGGCCGCCGCCGGGCGCCCGGTCCTCGGCATCTGCGTCGGGGCGCAGATCCTTTTCGAGTACGGCGATGAGCACGGCACCGTCACCAAAGGACTGGGCCTGTTTCCGGGCGGCGTGACCCGGCTGCCCGCCAAGCGGCTGCCGCACATCGGGTGGAACACGGTCGATCCGGCCCCCGGCTCGACCCTCTTCGCCGGCCTGCCGCCCGGGACGCGCTTCTACTTCGTCCACTCCTACGCCGCCAACACCACCGGCCCAGGCGTGACGACCTGCACGCACGGTGCCCCCTTCCTGGCCGCGATCGAACGCGCCGCGGTCTCCGCCTGCCAGTTCCACCCGGAGAAGTCCGGCGACGCCGGCGCCACCCTGCTCCGCAACTGGGTCGGCTCCCTATGA
- a CDS encoding DUF1349 domain-containing protein, whose protein sequence is MTLSISDLPAEILLTAPPRTDIFVDPGGAEPTLNATRLLGTPPDGPFQLSARVRVEFAGTYDAGALLVWVDERTWGKLCFERSPQGETMAVSVVTRGLSDDANSFTVPTGDPLWLRVSRLGPNWAFHASTDGAHWHFVRHFALGEGAAPVQVGFVAQSPVGEGCAVSFDQIAFVPERLADMRSGA, encoded by the coding sequence ATGACGTTGTCCATCTCGGACCTGCCCGCCGAGATCCTGCTGACCGCGCCGCCGCGCACCGACATCTTCGTCGACCCGGGCGGGGCTGAGCCGACGCTCAACGCCACCCGGCTGCTGGGCACCCCGCCGGACGGGCCCTTCCAGCTCTCCGCGCGGGTGCGGGTCGAGTTCGCCGGGACGTACGACGCCGGGGCGCTGCTGGTGTGGGTCGACGAGCGCACCTGGGGCAAGCTCTGCTTCGAGCGCTCCCCGCAGGGCGAGACGATGGCGGTGTCCGTGGTGACCCGCGGCCTGTCCGACGACGCGAACAGCTTTACCGTGCCGACCGGCGACCCGCTGTGGCTGCGAGTGTCCCGGCTCGGCCCCAACTGGGCCTTCCACGCCAGCACCGACGGCGCGCACTGGCACTTCGTCCGGCACTTCGCGCTGGGCGAGGGCGCGGCACCGGTGCAGGTCGGCTTCGTCGCCCAGTCGCCGGTGGGCGAGGGCTGCGCGGTCTCCTTCGACCAGATCGCCTTCGTCCCCGAACGCCTGGCCGACATGCGCAGCGGCGCCTGA
- a CDS encoding AMP-dependent synthetase/ligase encodes MALDVPYRSIPDMFLKRIASTPDRDAFARPAPGDAGPPEWLTWGKIGEQAKALAAGLRGLGVETEDRVAIISNTRLEWVIADLGIMCAGAATTTVYPTTEPEDVAFIVGDSGSKVLIAENAAQAAKLAGATVPALTHVVLIDGPADPAASPPQVTLDDLEVAGAERLAAEPDLIEKISEGIGPDNLATLIYTSGTTGRPKGVELLHGGWCWEAVAQSGPGLMEAEDLQYLWLPLSHSFGKTLLSGVIHIGMPTYVDGRIDKLVDNLSVVRPTLMCGAPRIYEKVYNRAVSSAMDAGGAKAKIFAWAVRTGKEKVALEQAGKPVPGTLALRYSVANKLVFSKLQARLGGRIRKLVSGSAKLSVPIAEFFAAAGIPVGEGYGLTETSAGNFVNRFDRLKIGTCGPPLGDLEVKIAEDGEVLLRGAPVMRGYHNLPEETAAAFTEDGFFRTGDIGELDDEGFLTITDRKKDLVKTSGGKYIAPSYIEGQFKALCPYSSQAVIVAQGRNYSTMLVTLDPDAVVGWAAGGPLEGKSYAEIVSSPEAEAMVAGYVKELNAKLNRWETVKKFTILHRDLTIEDGEMTPSMKIKRRSVEANFAGEIDKMYEGTLAEI; translated from the coding sequence ATGGCTCTTGACGTTCCCTACCGGTCCATACCTGACATGTTCCTCAAACGCATCGCGTCCACCCCCGATCGGGACGCGTTCGCCAGGCCCGCGCCCGGTGACGCCGGACCGCCGGAGTGGCTCACCTGGGGAAAGATCGGCGAGCAGGCGAAGGCGCTCGCCGCCGGCCTGCGAGGTCTCGGCGTCGAAACCGAGGACCGGGTCGCGATCATCTCCAACACGCGGCTGGAATGGGTCATCGCCGACCTCGGCATCATGTGCGCGGGCGCCGCGACCACGACGGTCTACCCCACGACCGAGCCGGAGGACGTGGCGTTCATCGTGGGCGACTCGGGCTCGAAGGTCCTCATCGCCGAAAACGCGGCCCAGGCAGCCAAGCTGGCCGGGGCGACCGTGCCGGCGCTGACCCACGTCGTACTCATCGATGGTCCGGCCGACCCGGCCGCCAGCCCGCCGCAGGTCACGCTGGACGACCTGGAGGTCGCCGGCGCGGAGCGGCTCGCGGCCGAGCCGGACCTGATCGAGAAGATCTCCGAGGGCATCGGCCCGGACAACCTGGCCACGCTGATCTACACCTCGGGTACGACCGGCCGGCCCAAGGGCGTCGAGCTGCTGCACGGCGGCTGGTGCTGGGAGGCCGTCGCCCAGTCCGGGCCGGGTCTGATGGAGGCGGAGGACCTGCAGTATCTGTGGCTGCCGCTGTCGCACTCGTTCGGCAAGACGCTGCTCTCCGGCGTGATCCACATCGGCATGCCGACGTACGTCGACGGCCGGATCGACAAGCTCGTCGACAACCTGTCGGTCGTGCGCCCGACCCTGATGTGCGGCGCACCGCGCATCTACGAGAAGGTCTACAACCGCGCGGTGTCGTCGGCGATGGACGCGGGCGGCGCCAAGGCCAAGATCTTCGCCTGGGCGGTGCGCACCGGCAAGGAGAAGGTGGCCCTGGAGCAGGCCGGCAAGCCGGTGCCGGGGACCCTCGCGCTGCGCTACTCGGTGGCCAACAAGCTGGTCTTCAGCAAGCTGCAGGCCCGGCTCGGCGGCCGGATCCGCAAGCTGGTCTCCGGCTCGGCGAAGCTGTCGGTGCCGATCGCGGAGTTCTTCGCGGCGGCGGGCATCCCGGTCGGTGAGGGGTACGGCCTGACCGAGACCAGCGCGGGCAACTTCGTCAACCGCTTCGACCGCCTCAAGATCGGCACGTGTGGGCCGCCGCTCGGCGACCTGGAAGTCAAGATCGCGGAGGACGGCGAGGTGCTGCTGCGCGGCGCCCCGGTCATGCGCGGCTACCACAACCTGCCCGAGGAGACAGCCGCCGCGTTCACCGAGGACGGCTTCTTCCGCACCGGTGACATCGGCGAACTGGACGACGAAGGCTTCCTGACCATCACCGACCGCAAGAAGGACCTGGTCAAGACGTCCGGCGGCAAGTACATCGCGCCGTCGTACATCGAGGGCCAGTTCAAGGCGCTGTGCCCGTACTCGTCGCAGGCGGTCATCGTCGCGCAGGGGCGCAACTACAGCACGATGCTGGTCACGCTCGACCCGGACGCGGTCGTCGGGTGGGCCGCCGGCGGGCCACTCGAGGGCAAGTCGTACGCGGAGATCGTCTCGTCGCCGGAGGCGGAGGCGATGGTCGCCGGGTACGTCAAGGAGCTGAACGCCAAGCTCAACCGCTGGGAGACGGTCAAGAAGTTCACCATCCTGCACCGCGACCTGACCATCGAGGACGGCGAGATGACGCCGTCCATGAAGATCAAGCGGCGCTCGGTCGAGGCCAACTTCGCCGGTGAGATCGACAAGATGTACGAGGGCACCCTCGCGGAGATCTGA
- the yczE gene encoding membrane protein YczE, whose protein sequence is MITRRLTQLYAGLVLYGLSMALMVESTLGLDPWDVFHQGLSEVTGLRFGLIVIITGAAVLLLWIPLRQRPGLGTVSNVVVIGLAVDGAIALLPTVEPMAARLAFLISGILLNGVATGLYIGARLGPGPRDGLMTGFVARRPGRSIRVVRTVIEVTVLSVGWLLGGTVGLGTIAYALAIGPLAHAFIPLFTVRPTESIMDGKGERIDAPAF, encoded by the coding sequence ATGATCACTCGCAGGCTCACTCAGCTCTACGCCGGACTCGTCCTGTACGGGCTGAGCATGGCCCTGATGGTCGAGTCGACGCTGGGCCTGGATCCGTGGGACGTCTTTCACCAGGGACTTTCCGAGGTGACCGGGCTCCGCTTCGGCCTGATCGTGATCATCACGGGCGCGGCGGTCCTGCTGCTGTGGATCCCGCTGCGCCAGCGTCCCGGCCTCGGCACGGTATCCAATGTCGTGGTGATCGGCCTGGCCGTGGACGGCGCGATCGCGCTCCTGCCCACCGTCGAGCCGATGGCCGCGCGGCTGGCGTTCCTGATCTCCGGCATCCTGCTCAACGGGGTCGCCACCGGCCTGTACATCGGCGCCCGCCTCGGCCCGGGTCCCCGGGACGGCCTGATGACCGGATTCGTGGCGCGGCGGCCCGGTCGGTCGATCCGGGTCGTCCGTACGGTCATCGAGGTGACCGTACTTTCGGTCGGCTGGCTCCTCGGTGGCACAGTGGGCCTCGGCACCATCGCGTACGCCCTGGCGATCGGGCCGCTGGCACACGCGTTCATCCCGCTCTTCACCGTCCGACCGACAGAGTCCATTATGGACGGTAAGGGTGAACGGATCGATGCGCCAGCATTTTGA
- a CDS encoding histidinol-phosphate transaminase has translation MTLPIRDDLRGLTAYGAPQLDVPVRLNTNENSYPVPDAVVEALGKALQAELRDLNRYPDRDAVALRTDLAAYLGHDLTTDQVWAANGSNEIQQQLLQAFAGPGRIALGFTPAYSMHPLLAVGTGTAWVDGYRAADFGLTAAHAVEQIERHRPDLVFLCSPNNPTGTALDPAVVTAVLDAAPGMVVVDEAYAEFARAGTPSALGVLPGNQRLVVTRTMSKAFGFAGGRLGYLAADPAVVDAVQLVRLPYHLSSLTQAAARAALAHRDALLATVEAIKEQRDRIVSVLRERGMRVADSDANFVLFQTQPDQKKSWRALLDRGVLVRDVGLPGWLRVTAGTPAETDAFLSSMESL, from the coding sequence GTGACCCTCCCGATCCGTGACGACCTGCGGGGACTGACCGCGTACGGCGCGCCGCAGCTCGACGTACCCGTCCGGCTGAACACCAACGAGAACTCGTACCCGGTGCCGGACGCCGTGGTGGAGGCGCTCGGCAAGGCGCTGCAGGCCGAGCTGCGCGACCTCAACCGCTACCCGGACCGGGACGCGGTGGCGCTGCGTACCGACCTGGCCGCGTACCTCGGGCACGACCTCACCACGGACCAGGTGTGGGCCGCGAACGGCTCCAACGAGATCCAGCAGCAGCTGCTGCAGGCGTTCGCCGGGCCGGGGCGCATTGCGCTGGGCTTCACGCCGGCGTACTCGATGCATCCGCTCCTCGCCGTTGGCACCGGCACCGCTTGGGTGGACGGCTACCGGGCGGCGGACTTCGGGCTCACCGCCGCGCACGCGGTGGAGCAGATCGAGCGGCACCGGCCCGACCTCGTCTTCCTCTGCTCGCCCAACAACCCGACCGGCACCGCCCTCGACCCGGCGGTGGTGACCGCGGTGCTCGACGCCGCGCCCGGCATGGTGGTGGTCGACGAGGCGTACGCGGAGTTCGCCCGCGCGGGCACGCCCAGCGCGCTCGGCGTGCTGCCGGGCAACCAGCGGCTGGTGGTGACCCGCACGATGAGCAAGGCGTTCGGGTTCGCCGGCGGCCGGTTGGGCTACCTCGCGGCCGACCCCGCGGTCGTCGACGCCGTGCAGCTCGTCCGCCTGCCGTACCACCTGTCGTCGCTGACGCAGGCCGCGGCGCGCGCGGCGCTGGCCCACCGCGACGCCCTGCTCGCCACGGTCGAGGCGATCAAGGAGCAGCGCGACCGGATCGTCAGCGTCCTGCGCGAACGGGGCATGCGCGTCGCGGACAGCGACGCCAACTTCGTGCTCTTCCAGACCCAACCGGACCAGAAAAAGAGCTGGCGGGCGCTGCTCGACCGTGGTGTGCTCGTGCGCGACGTCGGGTTGCCCGGCTGGCTGCGGGTCACCGCGGGCACGCCTGCCGAAACGGACGCCTTCCTATCGTCGATGGAGTCGCTGTGA
- a CDS encoding LON peptidase substrate-binding domain-containing protein, with translation MSPRLPVFPLGTVLFPGLVLPLHIFEDRYRELVRHLVAQPEDTPREFGVVAIRRGWEAASAEVSLHDIGCTAELRQVTELDDGRFDIVTVGRRRFRLTGVDAESRPYLTGEVEWLPEPSGQEDLAELLAPRVLAVFRRYLRLMRTGGEAVDVELTEQLPEDPTVLSHLVAATAALTVEDRQELLAADDTAIRLRNELRLLSREAALLGQVRAVPVPLSELAVPVSAN, from the coding sequence ATGAGTCCGCGGCTGCCGGTGTTTCCGCTGGGGACGGTGCTTTTCCCCGGTCTGGTGTTGCCGCTGCACATCTTCGAGGACCGCTATCGCGAGCTGGTCCGCCACCTGGTCGCCCAGCCCGAGGACACCCCGCGCGAGTTCGGCGTGGTGGCCATCCGGCGCGGCTGGGAGGCGGCCTCCGCCGAGGTCAGCCTCCACGACATCGGGTGTACGGCGGAGCTGCGCCAGGTGACCGAGCTGGACGACGGGCGCTTCGACATCGTCACCGTGGGCCGCCGCCGCTTCCGCCTCACCGGCGTCGACGCCGAGTCCCGGCCCTACCTCACCGGCGAGGTCGAATGGCTGCCCGAGCCCAGCGGGCAGGAAGACCTCGCCGAGCTGCTGGCCCCGCGCGTGCTGGCCGTGTTCCGCCGGTACCTGCGGCTGATGCGCACCGGCGGCGAGGCCGTGGACGTCGAGCTCACCGAGCAGCTGCCCGAGGACCCGACCGTCCTGTCCCACCTGGTCGCGGCCACCGCGGCGCTCACCGTCGAGGACCGCCAGGAGCTCCTGGCCGCCGACGACACCGCGATCCGGCTGCGCAACGAGCTGCGCCTGCTCAGTCGCGAGGCGGCGCTGCTGGGTCAGGTACGGGCGGTGCCGGTGCCTCTGTCGGAGCTTGCGGTGCCGGTGAGCGCGAACTGA
- the yczR gene encoding MocR-like transcription factor YczR: protein MTSTVRGSQLARLLGHWHSLPGRRRSPDYAALAGAIRGLLSDGRLPLGVRLAAERELAEALKVSRTTVTAAYRELRETGHLTSRRGAGSWTTLPNGHRVASSGLWTPQDDLDMIDLGCAALAAPAELVTAARAAAEDLPRYLQGAGYHPTGIIELREAVAQGYTERGLTTSPDQIMVTSGTQHALDLVLRLSVPAGAPVLVESPTYPNALAALSARRARIATHGIDTGGGDGWDADLLLDGLRQTRPRLAYLIPEFQNPTGHLMPAALRERVVAAAHASGTDLVIDESFVDLPLDGTEVPAPVAVHDRHSRVVSIGGMSKPYWGGLRIGWVRASAPLVQRLAALRVGVDMASPVLDQLVAVHLLERADVIVPARRAQLAEQRDALVVAMERELPEWRVTVPRGGVTLWVELDGPISSALSRAAEEVGVRLAPGPRFGVDGTLERFLRLPFTLPAADLEDAVKRLAAVRYDLDRTRRPQWREPAVIA from the coding sequence ATGACCAGCACCGTGCGAGGTAGCCAGCTTGCCCGTCTGCTCGGCCATTGGCATTCGCTGCCGGGCCGCCGGCGGAGCCCGGACTACGCCGCGCTCGCGGGCGCCATCCGGGGCCTGCTCTCCGACGGGCGCCTGCCCTTGGGGGTACGCCTCGCGGCCGAGCGGGAGCTGGCCGAGGCGCTCAAGGTGAGCCGCACCACGGTGACCGCGGCCTACCGGGAGCTGCGCGAGACCGGCCACCTCACCAGCCGGCGGGGCGCGGGGAGCTGGACCACCCTGCCCAACGGTCACCGGGTCGCCAGCTCCGGCCTGTGGACCCCGCAGGACGACCTGGACATGATCGATCTTGGCTGCGCCGCGCTCGCCGCGCCGGCCGAGCTCGTGACGGCCGCCCGCGCCGCCGCCGAGGACCTGCCCCGCTACCTGCAGGGGGCCGGCTACCACCCGACCGGCATCATCGAGCTGCGCGAGGCGGTGGCGCAGGGGTACACCGAGCGCGGGCTCACCACGAGCCCCGATCAGATCATGGTGACCAGCGGCACGCAGCACGCCCTCGATCTGGTCCTCCGGTTGAGCGTGCCGGCCGGTGCCCCCGTACTCGTGGAGTCGCCCACCTATCCGAACGCGCTGGCCGCGCTGTCCGCGCGGCGGGCACGCATCGCCACGCACGGCATCGACACGGGCGGCGGCGACGGTTGGGACGCGGACCTGCTCCTGGACGGCCTGCGGCAGACGCGGCCGCGGCTGGCGTACCTGATCCCCGAGTTCCAGAACCCGACCGGCCACCTGATGCCGGCCGCGCTGCGCGAGCGGGTCGTGGCGGCGGCGCACGCGAGCGGCACCGACCTGGTCATCGACGAGTCCTTTGTGGACCTCCCGCTGGACGGGACGGAGGTGCCGGCGCCGGTGGCCGTGCACGACCGGCACTCCCGGGTGGTGTCGATCGGCGGGATGAGCAAGCCGTACTGGGGCGGGCTGCGGATCGGGTGGGTACGCGCGTCGGCGCCGCTCGTGCAGCGGCTGGCCGCCCTGCGGGTCGGGGTCGACATGGCCAGCCCCGTGCTCGACCAGTTGGTCGCCGTACACCTGCTGGAGCGGGCGGACGTCATCGTGCCGGCGCGGCGGGCGCAGCTGGCCGAGCAGCGCGACGCGCTGGTCGTGGCCATGGAGCGGGAGCTGCCCGAGTGGCGGGTGACGGTGCCGCGCGGCGGCGTGACGCTGTGGGTCGAGCTGGACGGGCCGATCTCGAGCGCGCTCTCGCGTGCCGCCGAGGAGGTCGGGGTACGGCTCGCGCCCGGCCCGCGCTTCGGGGTGGACGGGACGCTGGAGCGGTTCCTGCGGCTGCCGTTCACGCTGCCGGCGGCCGACCTCGAAGACGCGGTGAAGCGGCTCGCCGCGGTCCGCTACGATCTTGATCGCACCCGTCGTCCACAGTGGAGAGAGCCTGCGGTGATCGCATGA
- the hisD gene encoding histidinol dehydrogenase, with protein MLNRIDLRGSATDPRGLLPRAQLDVSVAVDKIRPVVEAVREHGFAAIREATERFDGVRLERLRVPAEAIAAAADTLDPEVRAALTEAITRVRKVHADQRRAEVTTQVVPGGSVTERWVPVSRVGLYVPGGLAMYPSTVVMNVVPAQVAGVDSLVIASPPQVDNGGLPDARVLAACALLGVEEVYAVGGAQAIAMLAYGAEECRPVDMVTGPGNIWVTAAKRLLRGVVGIDAEAGPTEIAILADDTADPVHVAADLISQAEHDPLAASVLVTPSQALVEAVERELTRQVAATKHSARITEALTGPQSGAVLVDDLAAGLRVVDAYAAEHLEIQTVDAREWAMRVRNAGAVFVGAYSPVSLGDYCAGSNHVLPTGGCARHSSGLSVQTFLRGIHIVDYDEAALRDVAGHVVTLANVEDLPAHGEAVSVRFA; from the coding sequence GTGTTGAACCGGATCGACCTGCGCGGCAGCGCCACGGACCCGCGCGGCCTGTTGCCCCGTGCCCAGCTCGACGTCTCCGTCGCGGTCGACAAGATCCGCCCGGTCGTCGAGGCGGTACGGGAGCATGGGTTCGCCGCGATCCGGGAGGCGACCGAACGGTTCGACGGCGTGCGGCTGGAGCGGCTCCGGGTGCCGGCCGAGGCGATCGCGGCCGCGGCCGACACGCTCGACCCCGAGGTGCGGGCGGCCCTGACCGAGGCGATCACCCGGGTACGCAAGGTGCACGCCGACCAGCGGCGGGCCGAGGTGACCACCCAGGTGGTGCCGGGTGGCAGCGTCACCGAGCGCTGGGTCCCGGTGTCGCGCGTCGGGCTGTACGTGCCGGGTGGCCTTGCCATGTACCCCTCGACCGTGGTCATGAACGTCGTCCCCGCCCAGGTGGCGGGCGTCGATTCGCTGGTCATCGCGAGCCCGCCCCAGGTCGACAACGGCGGCCTGCCGGACGCCCGGGTCCTCGCCGCCTGCGCGCTGCTCGGCGTCGAGGAGGTGTACGCGGTCGGCGGCGCCCAGGCGATCGCGATGCTCGCGTACGGGGCGGAGGAGTGCCGGCCCGTCGACATGGTCACCGGGCCGGGCAACATCTGGGTCACCGCGGCCAAGCGGCTGCTGCGCGGCGTGGTGGGCATCGACGCCGAGGCCGGCCCGACCGAGATCGCGATCCTGGCCGACGACACGGCCGACCCGGTGCACGTCGCCGCCGACCTGATCAGCCAGGCCGAGCACGACCCGCTCGCCGCGAGCGTGCTGGTCACGCCGTCGCAGGCGCTGGTCGAGGCGGTGGAGCGGGAGCTGACCCGGCAGGTGGCCGCGACCAAGCACAGTGCCCGGATCACCGAGGCGCTGACCGGCCCCCAGTCGGGCGCGGTGCTGGTCGACGACCTGGCGGCCGGGCTGCGGGTGGTCGACGCGTACGCGGCCGAGCACCTGGAGATCCAGACCGTGGACGCCCGGGAGTGGGCCATGCGGGTACGCAACGCGGGCGCGGTCTTCGTCGGGGCGTACTCGCCGGTGTCGCTCGGCGACTACTGCGCCGGGTCCAACCATGTGCTGCCCACCGGCGGCTGCGCGCGGCACTCGTCGGGGCTGTCGGTGCAGACGTTCCTGCGCGGCATCCACATCGTCGACTACGACGAGGCGGCGCTGCGCGACGTGGCCGGCCATGTGGTCACGCTCGCCAACGTGGAGGACCTGCCGGCGCACGGCGAAGCGGTGTCGGTGAGGTTCGCGTGA